AACGGAACTGAGTCTTGAAGTGATCAACAGATTCTCTCATTCAGTTTTGCCAAGAAGTTTGTACCGACTTGTAGCGGCATGCTGCCGAGTCACTTCAAAACTGGCGCTAAAATATCcagaagaaatttttacaagGATGCGCGTAGGAGTTTACCCAAAATTTAACGACTGGTACCAAGACATCAAGGAACTGGCTCGTGCCTTTTCCTTCGACGGAGGTCTCGTGGCATCCTGGCTGTCGGGAATCGAGACTATCGAACACCGGTATCCGATTCTCAATGCCTACTTGGATACTTTGTACAATTATTTGGTGTCGAAACACAGTGATGAAGCGATGTACAACATGGAGATTCCAGgaatggtatttttattacaaggAGTTCTGCCGAAATTAGACTCCTGGTACTTTGCCTCTGACACCGAGCGAATTGAACTGTGGCTCAAGTCAATGTCCTGCATTCATCACGCGCTCGACGTTAATTTGCCGAAAAACGAACCGCGAAAGAAACTTCAGTTAGTTGTCGCTTACAGTCTCCTGTACTTGGAACCTCGTCACGCGTTACTGAAACTAGTGAGAACTGGGGAAAGAAATCTGAGGAACCAAATGATGAACGAATCAGACTGGATCAGCGGTAAAGGGTTCAAAGTTATTGAAAGTGTAAGACTAGCTCTGTCATTAGTAAACCGGCTTTTGATGTTCAGACAAAGTCTGGGACTCAGCGATGATGAACGATCACCTCTAGAAGTTGCTCTATACACTTCGCCATCTTTACCCAATGGTCTACTAATCGTACCGACGATAGTCAACTACCTGTACGTTGAATTCAGTCCATCTCTGCAAGCAATGGCCGtaagtttattgaaaaaattcgcCCAGGGTTTCTCTATGTCTCTACTGGTCTGCATGGGCATGGACGGAACTTCCATCCGTGTTACCTTCGCCTCCCGATTAATGTCACCGACCTGTTCAGCGAAAGTTAAAGTCGCGATACTAGAACTTGTTGCAGTCTGTCTTGAACGTCAGCCCGGTCTGACAGAAGCTCTATTCAATATCATGCATCAAGCAGAACAAAAACGCATGTTTCCCAAGTCAGCAGATCAATTTTTAACCGAAGGCTGCAGTCATTTCATTGAACTTTATTTAGAAAGAATttctaaagaaaaagaaattgtcTATGATAAACTCTACGACAATACGATGAATTTAATTCGCGCGATTTGGTATAATCGCAACACGATACTCGTTAATTATTTCAGAAAAcgtgaaaaattttggaatcaattaTTTGCTCCAGTGTTCCGGCCTCTTGTATCTGGTTCTCGTGGGTACGCTTATCTAATTGACATCGCGACActagaattatttgaatcagcACCACCGCAGTTTCCTGAAAatgattttactaaaaatctTGAAATATTTCTGTACAAAGACAATCACTGGGAACGATTTATCGAATATATTTTGGCAAGTAGTTCTTCCAATGCCATGGAATGTGACTCGACTAAAACGAACGAAGATGATAGTGATAATACCAACGAATCTCCATTGTACGAAGCAAATATCGAAGCTTGGTATcatttcatagtaattttaaccGACGCAAAAGTCTCGAGTGAACTGATGACGCAAATGGAATCATCAAGGGTTCAGTTCATGACTCGATATACCCTGGACTCGTTGTCAGTGAGAATAAAACGAACTAAAAGTATCGCCGACGCAAGGATCACAATGTTGCTCGCATCCTTAGCCCTTCGATGCGTCTTCACCTGGAAACTCAAGTGCGTTGACGAACAGCAGGCATTTATATCTAGAATAGTACAACTCATGGAAGATATTTTCCATTCTTACAATAATTACGGCGGGGGTTTACGGAGAATTCTGGTGTCTCTGTTATTAGGATGTGTTCAGTTGGTCAAAGACGCTTTAGCAGAAGACAAAGCAAATATGGAGTATCTTTTAATTCAGTCATGTCTACTGTCCGATATCGAACTGCGGAAACTCAACGACGCTGTGAAAAAGACCCAAGAAGTCCAAGCAGTGAGCGGTAACACCAAGCACGTAGTTGAAGAAGAGAACGACATAATTGACGGAAAAGTGTCATCGGATTCAACGAAATCAACTCACAGATCAACACCAGCGACTTTGACAATCAGTTTAGTAACTCAGTTGCTACAGTGCAGCAACCCAAAGGAACCACTGAAATATGGAAACAGATCCGTTTGTCTCCACCTTCGTCAGCTGATCCCAGAACTCATGAGCTGTCTGAGTACTTGTCTGCACACTCATCGATACGTCGGGTTCAGTCGTGCAGGATTAGAGCTACTGGGAATGATCGCTCGGGCATCGTATTACAATCCACCACCGCGAGCTATTGACAATCAAGAATCCATTGCCAAGCTATGGCTGGCCCTAATTCCACCAGCTAGTCTTGGCAACAGTATGCTTGAAAATCTCTACGACGACCACACGTGTCAAGGACAGTGGAGGTGTCAAGAGTGGTGGCTGATCTACACTCTGGGGTTGGAATTTATCACGGGATTGATAACGAATAGTATTGGTGTCGGTGATCAGTCGCCTTGCTCGCTGTCATATGTAACGTCTGTAGTGATATTTCTGGGATCACACGAAAATCAGTTGACCGAAGTTGCGACACTGCTCAGACACACAGCAGACCCACGTGCTATTGATCTTGTTCAATCATTGGTCGCACTGATTTCTGCATTAACAATGCAATTAGCTATTTGGGAAATGATACAACCAAGTGTACGCGAAGGACTTATGAATtgtatgtatttaatttatgacagtacagttaatttattattacgtccgagaatacttaaatttataattgacgGTGTGAGTGTAGAAAGTGCTGAAGATCTTCATTGGTGTGATGAAAAATTACCGAGTAATGAACTTAAATTAgttgttaataaattgattgtcATTAATTGGTGGTGCGCACAATCTTTCGTGCGTTTTTCTCCACGACTCAATGCTTTGGTAGACACTATTTACACCCAAAACTTTTGGCACACACCACTTGCTGAAATAAACTTTGGTCCGCCCCAAATGTCCATAAATTCGGGACCAAGTTTGACTTACGGTACAATAATAAGTTCAACTCAGCTGTTTACTCAAGCTCTAAATGTACATCTTGCTATTAATTCATCCTCGATAACTGGAACCAGTATTCAAAGGACACCTTCCAAAGATGGTATGGATTCAGCAAAACGTGAATGGGAACGTTCGACTCCAGAGCATCCGCGTAAAATGCATCCCAAAGATTTGAGACGAATTTTAAATGTCACGAGACCAGCGTATGCTTATTTTGACCACTCGGGATATTCATCCAGCCATGGATTACTTGGGAATCCACGGCTTCTTCGACGACCGTATGATCCGCTTATCTGTGAAAATACAATTCTCTCACGGACGACATCATTTTCACACCACAGTGGAAGACATGTGGCGAAAAATGGGATCCAAAGTTCTCAGAATCAAAGCGTCAATGTTGGACAGTCCATTCGCGTTGACGCCAATCCCTGGTTTTATTCgatggataaaaataattcacgaCTTGCACTGGAAATAAATCTTGTTCTTGTTCTCTGTCAAACACTGGAAGGTGTAAAAAGCCCGAGACTTGCGCTGAGAGATCGTCAACTTATTGCCCGTGAAA
The sequence above is drawn from the Microplitis demolitor isolate Queensland-Clemson2020A chromosome 3, iyMicDemo2.1a, whole genome shotgun sequence genome and encodes:
- the LOC103576546 gene encoding nucleoporin Nup188, with product MEPLGNVPYCKGLWSVISSTTSRCEKALVVEEIKNSAELLKEGLLFFKPFSEASLEKVQKSNPEPRMLDLVSKLASFLNLDATIAWDLTLNYMIYEYRNSGETFASQLADITSMKILIEDIWTFYYSERITLIKCLKLIIEYRDNKRHPYQSEFSEFFKTAPLESLLQSSLKQIDRLKLSNVTNRSHLLTDDHLHKLYNSTLVEMRELLHIITMILDTVQPNDFNYIYESVCGEPRRLAGTKSHEDKEKIIRQLEEIRNCQISLFVVALDVTKQFGNSTNGDDVCNWIQSLRNNIQEIVDPKCRRDSSPEDGPLLLAWMLANFAIESENSDLLNRFRPCGVRAVQLDVFRTLQSVLDTEAVNESTRYAQVVRTSVYNLLSLLCAFVDEDRLSNFEGIFEVVASVLRYPETATEFWNDLKEEGGLWPLFNRAVSLFPYRFEPLTRIATGLANASVSSAKKIAAKLEELDSVTLEEPVHRNFSNSNLNRQPYRPYDRECTLHRNEFTIPDNCERIVLDSDKEIVLWRIKSRYGDAFHHKIEQLFSYAGSGIMNVVNLQTSLPEHVTLGFTLLEALLAANVDLPLGMVIPTELSLEVINRFSHSVLPRSLYRLVAACCRVTSKLALKYPEEIFTRMRVGVYPKFNDWYQDIKELARAFSFDGGLVASWLSGIETIEHRYPILNAYLDTLYNYLVSKHSDEAMYNMEIPGMVFLLQGVLPKLDSWYFASDTERIELWLKSMSCIHHALDVNLPKNEPRKKLQLVVAYSLLYLEPRHALLKLVRTGERNLRNQMMNESDWISGKGFKVIESVRLALSLVNRLLMFRQSLGLSDDERSPLEVALYTSPSLPNGLLIVPTIVNYLYVEFSPSLQAMAVSLLKKFAQGFSMSLLVCMGMDGTSIRVTFASRLMSPTCSAKVKVAILELVAVCLERQPGLTEALFNIMHQAEQKRMFPKSADQFLTEGCSHFIELYLERISKEKEIVYDKLYDNTMNLIRAIWYNRNTILVNYFRKREKFWNQLFAPVFRPLVSGSRGYAYLIDIATLELFESAPPQFPENDFTKNLEIFLYKDNHWERFIEYILASSSSNAMECDSTKTNEDDSDNTNESPLYEANIEAWYHFIVILTDAKVSSELMTQMESSRVQFMTRYTLDSLSVRIKRTKSIADARITMLLASLALRCVFTWKLKCVDEQQAFISRIVQLMEDIFHSYNNYGGGLRRILVSLLLGCVQLVKDALAEDKANMEYLLIQSCLLSDIELRKLNDAVKKTQEVQAVSGNTKHVVEEENDIIDGKVSSDSTKSTHRSTPATLTISLVTQLLQCSNPKEPLKYGNRSVCLHLRQLIPELMSCLSTCLHTHRYVGFSRAGLELLGMIARASYYNPPPRAIDNQESIAKLWLALIPPASLGNSMLENLYDDHTCQGQWRCQEWWLIYTLGLEFITGLITNSIGVGDQSPCSLSYVTSVVIFLGSHENQLTEVATLLRHTADPRAIDLVQSLVALISALTMQLAIWEMIQPSVREGLMNCMYLIYDSTVNLLLRPRILKFIIDGVSVESAEDLHWCDEKLPSNELKLVVNKLIVINWWCAQSFVRFSPRLNALVDTIYTQNFWHTPLAEINFGPPQMSINSGPSLTYGTIISSTQLFTQALNVHLAINSSSITGTSIQRTPSKDGMDSAKREWERSTPEHPRKMHPKDLRRILNVTRPAYAYFDHSGYSSSHGLLGNPRLLRRPYDPLICENTILSRTTSFSHHSGRHVAKNGIQSSQNQSVNVGQSIRVDANPWFYSMDKNNSRLALEINLVLVLCQTLEGVKSPRLALRDRQLIARETANEIGMFFDFLEQRASGLSDWDIQGALVGVGMNEASVKIIKPPVNGKFVLTINAELSDESTINKAPVGAIDYNPGEGTSRDDTPSAGIEVRLDDCIISTGCYNISSSNIKFLSLLGKLFKSTLESLDSAQF